Genomic window (Ammospiza nelsoni isolate bAmmNel1 chromosome 17, bAmmNel1.pri, whole genome shotgun sequence):
tcttctcattgcttacagctgcatcctgttaaagtcaggcctgctcctaatctttgataattggcccagctgcaactccttaggggtaagattgctttctacactatctttgttttcttataTACTACCCCCCTACAACCTGGCAGTTTGTTAACAAAGTTTTTTATGTACCATTAATAGCTTTTAATATTTCTCAATGCCCCTTCAACATCTTTTCTGTTCAGGGCAGTATTCAGAGTGTAGCTGCACACTGCATTCATCATAAAATAGGTTTCCAGGACATGAAAGTAAACTAGAACTGTGTTTAAGGTCTTGAGAAGTCAAAGAGGACTGAGATTTTTCTCAATCAGGACAATTAGGAACTAACATTGTAATAGGGCAAAGGAGACTGACACACCATGACTAGATACAGTTACTCATCCTTGGGATTCCCTGATCCAGAATATTTCACAGTTCTCctcacaatttatttttttcaaagcctAAAACAGAAACTAAGGATCCAACAGTAAACTAGGATTTTGTAGAGTTTTTTGCTTTAGAAAAGAGTCCACAATGGGTActtccagctgggcacagctgatgACTTAAGAAAGCTACTCAAGTGAGATCAGTTAAAAACAACTAACAACAGACTGCTCATTTTCAAAAATTCAGCCAaagttatatattatatgtgcAAATGATTGTTTAAAAAGTCTTTCCTGGACCATCCCAGGAGCCTCAAGCTTGTCTGAGTTCAGCAAGTGTTTGGACAACTCTCAGGCTCACAGTGGGATTCCTggagtgtcctgtgcagggccagcagttgaACTagatgatcctgatgggtccctcccaactcagcatattctatggacttccagaaaaagaaaaaattatagtAACAAGAGCCTACCCATTTTAAGCTATTTCCAAGAGCAGTTCCCCAGTGAAATGCTTTGAGCTGTCATAGGGTCAGGGCCAGAAAACCTGTGTATATAAATACCCTGCCTGCCTCTCTCCAAGCCATGCACAACATCTGCCCTGTCTCCTGGCTGAGCTACAGCATCAGCATGTTGATGCAATCACTCAGGTGGCAGGATCTACCACATCCTCTGAACAGCTCAGCACTTGCTTTCCCCCAGTGTAAAACACACACCTCCTAGATCAATAGCTCTAGCTGGTACAGGTTTTTCAGCCTTAACTAGTGCCATTTCAACAGGCACCTGTTTTTACATAACACCACAGGATGCTTCTTATTTGAATCCACCTTTGAAGGCAGGTACTGACTCTCAGACAAACAGCAACTTTACCACTTGGGTTACAGCCTCTGCCATATGACATCCTCTGTCACACTCATCACACACCAAACTGGAATCCCTTCAGCTACTCAGGCAGGTTCCCTGCACCTTCTGAAAGGCAAGGAAGGGCTCAGACCTGCAGAGGATCAAGTGCTCCTTGCAAGGGTAACTCCTGTACACTTTACCAGAGGGGATGAGCCAGCATTTGAGTCACAGCTGTGCCtgagctgcaccagcagcaATCCCTCTGCCCTCAGCCATGGCCAATATCCCAGGAAGAGAAGAACTGGGAAGTGAAAGGGACTACAGCTGACTTACAGCACTAGTGAGCAAACTGAGTGCCTCCTTCCTTTTTTATGGCTGTGATCTCCAAGGGGGAAGTTGTTCTCTTGCTGCAACTCCATGTAACAGCTGACcacttttttctggttttcaccACTGCAGCAGACTGATATTTTTGGTCTGGTCTATCAATTTCTCTGCTCTTCTGCAGTTAAAGGACTTTTAGAGACCTTTTAAAGCTTTAAGCCACCAATGTTTTCAGCCAATACTGACAATCACTCTGCCTGGTTTTGCAAAGTTTGGACTGGGAATGGAACACACACCACAACAGCAGAAGTTCTTCCACAGTACTGCCAGAAAACCAGAAGTGACTATGATCAAAGATTACAGAGTTTCACAATAAAATCATACTACTCACCATCACCAGGCATAAACACATCAGAAAGGACTTCCTGTCACGCTTTCCCCCAAGAACTGACCTGTTACATGTGTTACTGAAGTGCCATTTTGTTAAAAGTATCACTTACAGATCTTCCTCCATCTTAAAGAACAAACTCATGTTTGAAGTGTCTTGCATTATTTATAGCCCATGTCACAGCCCACCAGGACAAGCTCACACCACACAAACCAAAGCATTCCACTCCTGGATCTCAGTGCCTTTTCACTTAATTGTAATACACACAAAGAAAGGCTACTGAAAACCAAGGAACCATATGGATACCTCTATCTTGAATAACAAAACCCAAGACTGATTTTAATTCCTCAAGAGCCATTTTACCTGCAGGCAGGACAGCCACCAACGACTACCACAGAGGTGGTGGTGGCAGGCTGTTGGATGATGGTGTACGTGCTCGAGTAGTTTGGCTGTGATGTCGGTGGAGGAACAGCATACcctaaaataagaaaaaacccTCAATCACCACACAGAAGGCACACAGAACAATGATAATTTACAAGTATGACaacaaaacatggaaaataataAACAGGAATGCAGTCTTGATTAAGCACTTTAGAAAAAATCAGAACTGGAACACCTGGCACATCTAATAACAAAGCCACTTCATAAACCCAAGTATCAATTTAACCATCCCAAAAGGACACTGAGCTAATAATTAACTTCAAGATTTtgtttcagtgctgctgagcacccAGGAAAAACTGTTTAAACAATGACCACAGCTTTCCCTTTGGATGTTATATATCAAGAAAGTCCCACTCCAGCAGACAAACTATTTGAAACAGAATAAATGTTCCTCTAGTTTCAAGCTTTAATTCCATATACTAAGTTTCTATCTGGAAAGCAAGGTAGGACTGATAGCAGGCAAGTAGAAAGAGAGcataggaaaaaacccaattttcAGAAAGTCCATGTTGTTAGCAAAAGAATCAGTAATGTTCATGGCTGTAGATAGAAGACAGAAGGCTTTAAATGCTTTattaaaaactttaaattatatctttaaaaagcttttgaaatGGATGGTTAGATGCACGCAGTGTAATAAAGGCACAGTTTGCCCAGTTATAATCCATTTTGAGCTTATTTCCCAAGTTCTCAGACTTTCTTCAATCACGTTATCGATATATGAAGTCTGGCAATCCCACTGTTCAAACTGAAAATAACCACTAATACCTTATTACAGGAAAACAAGCTTTACGTTATCAACAGGAAAATCAATCCATAGCCTCAGGGCTCGGCTCAAAGACTGGGGTCTGTGTCTGCTGTGTAACTTCTATAACTTTTGAAGTACTTCTCTTTCCTGAGAGGCTACTTCTTTCTCGGGCAGATGTTAGTATTAACTGCTAATGGAAGTACTGCATCTACTCACCTGCCTAAGTCTCTCCCAGACTACTGAAGTGTATCAGAAAAACCAAACATTAACCAGAGTACAGCGGAGTGCAGGCAAAGAACAAGTTTGGGGTCTGTTTCAGTGCCAagcacagctgtggctctgcctttACACCGAGGCAGAAAAGCCGCGCGTGTGAGGAATGCCCGCGATCCCAgccaggattttggggagagCACAACACAAACACCTCAGGGGCCCCGAGGGAAGGAGGGCAAAGGGAGACGGCGCTTTAGAACACCAGGATCCCGGCGCACCCGCCCCCCTCCGAGCGGGGGAGCCGCGGCAGCCCAGCGCCTCCCGGTGCCGGGGGAGCCGCACGCGGGAGCGGCCCGGAGCTCCCCGCTCCCGCCGGccggcccagcccggctcccGAGCCCGCGGCCCCGGGGCACCCCCGCCCGGTCCCGGCAGCTGAGGGCTCTCCACAGCCGCCCCCCGCCCCAGCCGAGGGGCAGCGGGGCGCTCGGGCGCCCGCTCCGCACACCGGGGACCCCCCGCCCGCAGCCCCCCGGAGTCGGCGCCGCCCGTGACCCACCTGGGGCGGCCGCGGCGCCCGGGTAGGAGTACGGCGGGGGCGGCTGGAAGCCGGGCTGCGGGGCGGGGATGGCGCCGTAGTTGCCGTGCCCGTAGTCGTAGCCCGGCGCGCCCGGCGCGGCGGGGCTGTAGGCGGGGGGCCGCTCCTGCAGCAGCGGTTTGCTGTCCATGCTGGGCCGGCGCTGCCTCGTCCCGCGGGGCCGACCAGGAagcggcgccgggcccggcgcgcgccggccgccccgccccgcccgagGGCGCCGGAGctcgggggcggcggcggcggcgtgAGGGGCCCGCGGCGGGGGGAGGGGACGGCGGCGGCCCCTCCCCAGCGGCGCGCGCGGAGCGGCGGCCCCGGTGCTGCGCTCGCGGCCGGTCACGAGGCCGCCGCGCCCCACGTGACGCCGCTCCCCGAGCGGCGCGCGGCGGCTCCGGCGGGCGGCGCAGGGAACCTTAAAGGCCTTAAAGGGGCCGCGCCCCGCCGggaccggcaccggcaccgacTGCCCCGCAGCATTGTGCCCCGGGCAGCGGGGCCGTGAGCACGCTGCCCTAGCTGGGGGTACCGGGTTCCCTGCGCTCGGACACCGAGAGCAGCCGGCAGTGCCCGAGGCTCCGCTCAGCCCCCGCTCAGCACCGCTCCCGCCCGTGCGCTCTCCCAGCCCGCgatccccagccctgtgccccggGGTGACCCTGGCCCGGATCAGCCACAGGGCCCCTCCAACCCGAGCCGTTCTGTGAAACGCcgtccctgggctggggacggGGAGGATGGGGGTGGTTATCGCAGTGACTTCTGCAAACTCTCACATCGCCACTGCGAAGAGCCGCACATGAGCGTGAACGGGAGAAGAGCTCCGGGATGGAGAAAATTCTCATGGTTCAAAGAAACACTAAAGTTAAGAAACACTacaggaaggaagaggaaagcaaaggaTGCTTCAGCCTCCTGTAGTGCAAACTACAGGAATGAATTCAACAACACTTTCACCAGATTCATCTGCTTTCTGAAACCCACCTTCCTAATGTggaagcatttccagcaccCAGGAAATGCTCCATAAATTCTTCTGCCATCTAGTTCCCATGGAAAACAACTAAAATCTTGTTTCTGCTAATAGTGGCCACAGGATGGAGTACACATCAATTGTATCAGTCACAACCACTGAAAATCTTGCAAAGCAAATTTTCTAAGATCTGTATTTAGTCTGATAAATATGTTTTGCTACAACGATCAAATCATCAAAACACTACTAGAGAGCAAAAATTTTGCGTTGAGGTAGGCCCCAGTTtgtgcaaaggaccaaaccacTGCAGTGAGTCAAATGTCTTGGGAGCTCAGCAGGAAACAACCCAGACTGGATGGCTTTGCTTCACACAGGAATCATTCTAGAGAATTTCATGGGTGCATCAACCCTCCAAACCACAACTCTCTGCACACCAAAACCATCTGAACCCACAGCCCACAGGACTAGAGCAAGGCAGACATATTCTCCTTAACCAGCAACTAGAAACTCCTCAGGCAAGACTCACAAGAGATCAGCCAGTTCCCTTTGAGAGAGGTCTGCAATGCTTTTTCAGCTCCTGTACTGGCCTGCAAGACATATGAAGGTCTGGGATACTTTTGGTTCAGATATTTGGATGGACAGGCCTGGAAAGTCCTTGCCTATCTTGTTAGATTTTCTGCCTCACTTCAAAATTAAATACCATCTGATGGCAAAAGGTGGGATGTACAAACAAGCAGTTTGAAAGGGAGGTTATTGCTTGTAGCAGGGCAAGTGGGTGATATCTTGCAATAAATGTTAAGCAGCACCTTTGGTGATGCCCAGAGAGGGAGGATTGTTactgtgctcctgctgcactgccATAGATCATGACAGGAAAGGCCTCCTCCTTCCTTACACCTCGGGCAGGGCATCTCCAGGCAAAGGCTGGATTCCCTTGCTCCGGCTGCAGCCACGGCTCACTCGGAGCAGCTGGACAGATGGACGGGCTCTGCCTGCACGAGCCCCTTCCTCAGGGTCACAGCATCACGgaatgggtcaggctggaagggaccacagtggctCATGGTTCAACCTTCTGGCTGAAGCAGGGTTGTTCTAGAGTGCATGGCACAGGATGGTATCCAGACAAGTCCTTGAGTATCTTCAGTGCAGGAAACTCCACATCTCTCTGGGCAAACAGTGACAGCGCTTGGTCATTGAACGGGAAAGTTGCTCTTcttcatgttcaggtggaacgTCCTGTATCGGTTTCTGCCCGCTGGTTCTCGTTCTATTGCCCGGCACCACCAAGCAGAGCCTCCTCCTGACAGCTCTTTCGATATTTCTGCCCATGGGtgaggtcccctctcagtcGTCTCTTTTCGAGGCcgaacaggcccagctccctcagccttccctcacAAGATCCGCTCCAGTCCCTTGCTCGGCTCCGTCGCCCTCCCTGGAGCTCCCGCAGCAGCCGCCCCGGCGCTCCCCAAGCCGGGCCCCGGCGGAGCCCCGCGGTCCctgccccgccgccccggccgTGACGCGCCCGGCCCGCGCCAATGGCGGCGGCGCTCGGAGCCGGTGTGGGCGCGGCGCTCCCCGCCGGCCGCGGCTTCCCGGGGCCGCCCTGCCGGGGCGCGGCGGCGCCTTCCGCCGGGAGCGGCGCTGGGCGGCGGGAGGCAGGTGAGGGGCGagcccggggccgggcagggcagggcagggtgggtggAGGTCGGGCCCCTGCCGCCCTTCCCGGTGGCTCCGGCGCTGTCGGGAGCAGTGGCGGAGCCGTGGGGAGGTGCCGGCACCTCCGCGCAGCCCCCGCGGGGAGGGCGTGGGGGGCGCCCGGGGCGTTTCGGCGGAGCCCCGCGCCCGTTCCCGCCGCAgcccgcggggagcggggctgtgcccggcccgGGGCCGACCCAGAGGagcggggctgtgcccggcccgGGGCCGACCCAGAGGagcggggctgtgc
Coding sequences:
- the BRI3 gene encoding membrane protein BRI3 is translated as MDSKPLLQERPPAYSPAAPGAPGYDYGHGNYGAIPAPQPGFQPPPPYSYPGAAAAPGYAVPPPTSQPNYSSTYTIIQQPATTTSVVVVGGCPACRVGVLEDTFTCLGVLCAIVFFPIGILFCLALRQRRCPNCGAAFG